From Carya illinoinensis cultivar Pawnee chromosome 5, C.illinoinensisPawnee_v1, whole genome shotgun sequence, one genomic window encodes:
- the LOC122310717 gene encoding bifunctional dihydrofolate reductase-thymidylate synthase-like isoform X1 yields the protein MNIWWNCPTELLQKLAVRSFFKPSSLTFCQVLTSIMAGDSLISSNGHGHGNGNGNGNGQPDPQRTYQVVVASTREMGIGRDGKLPWKLPSDLRFFKDITTNTSDPGKKNAVLMGRKTWESFPVESRPLPGRLNVVLTRSGSFDIATAENVLICGSMASALELLAAPPYCLSIDKVFVIGGGQILREALNAPRCDAIHITEIETSLECDTFIPAVDTSVFQPWYSSFPVVENNIRYSFTTYVRVRSSADESLCQNGDLVFDGSSDSIKFEVKKFSFLPKMLFERHEELVYLRMVQEIISDGTLKDDRTGTGTLSKFGCQMRFNLRKTFPLLTTKKVFWRGVVEELLWFISGSTNAKVLQEKGIHIWDGNASRDYLDSIGLTDREEGDLGPVYGFQWRHFGARYTDMHADYTGQGFDQLLDVLNKVKNNPNDRRIILSAWNPSDLKLMALPPCHMFAQFYVANGELSCQMYQRSADMGLGVPFNIASYALLTCMIAHVCDLNPGDFTHVIGDAHVYRTHVRPLQEQLQKLPKPFPILRINPERKNIESFVAGDFKLIGYDPHQKIEMKMAV from the exons ATGAATATTTGGTGGAATT GTCCTACGGAACTTCTGCAAAAGTTGGCAGTGCGCTCCTTTTTCAAGCCATCGTCTTTAACTTTCTGTCAGGTTTTGACTTCAATAATGGCTGGTGACTCTTTGATAAGCTCGAATGGTCATGGTCATGGTAATGGCAATGGCAATGGCAATGGACAGCCTGATCCACAGAGAACTTACCAAGTTGTTGTGGCTTCAACCCGAGAAATGGGTATTGGTAGGGATGGAAAATTACCATGGAAGTTACCTTCTGATCTCAGGTTTTTTAAGGATATTACTACAAATACATCAGATCCTGGTAAAAAGAATGCAGTTTTAATGGGTAGGAAAACGTGGGAGAGTTTTCCCGTTGAGAGTCGGCCTCTGCCTGGTCGCCTTAACGTTGTTCTGACCCGCTCTGGGAGTTTCGATATTGCAACTGCAGAAAATGTTCTAATATGTGGAAGCATGGCTTCTGCTTTGGAATTATTAGCTGCCCCCCCGTATTGTCTGTCAATTGACAAAGTGTTTGTTATAGGAGGTGGCCAGATATTGag GGAAGCTCTCAATGCGCCTAGATGTGATGCTATCCACATCACTGAAATTGAGACAAGCCTTgaatgtgacacatttatcccTGCAGTGGATACCTCTGTATTTCAGCCATGGTACTCGTCCTTTCCTGTGGTGGAAAATAATATTCGATATTCCTTCACGACATATGTTCGTGTTAGGAGTTCTGCAGATGAATCCCTTTGTCAAAACGGTGATCTGGTCTTTGATGGTAGTTCAGATTCCATTAAGTTTGAAGTTAAGAAGTTCTCTTTCTTGCCCAAGATGCTCTTTGAGAGACATGAGGAGCTCGTTTATCTTAGAATGGTTCAAGAAATCATCTCAGATGGCACTCTCAAGGATGATAGGACGGGGACTGGTACTTTGTCGAAGTTTGGGTGCCAG ATGCGGTTCAATCTGCGCAAAacctttcctcttcttaccactaAG AAAGTGTTTTGGAGAGGTGTTGTTGAAGAACTTCTGTGGTTTATCAGTGGATCAACAAATGCCAAG GTCCTCCAGGAAAAAGGGATTCATATTTGGGATGGCAATGCTTCCCGAGACTACCTTGATAG CATTGGTTTGACAGACAGGGAGGAAGGTGACTTGGGACCTGTATATGGATTTCAATGGAGACACTTTGGTGCTAG GTATACTGACATGCATGCTGACTACACTGGACAAGGATTTGATCAGTTGTTGGACGTTCTTAACAAGGTTAAAAATAATCCCAATGACCGAAGGATAATACTCTCAGCATGGAATCCTTCTGATCTCAAATTGATGGCACTTCCACCTTGCCATATGTTTGCCCAG TTCTATGTGGCCAATGGCGAGTTATCATGCCAAATGTATCAGCGGTCTGCTGACATGGGCCTTGGTGTGCCTTTTAACATAGCATCTTATGCTCTCCTGACATGCATGATTGCTCATGTTTGTG ATCTCAATCCAGGTGATTTTACCCATGTTATTGGGGATGCTCATGTTTACCGCACTCATGTCCGACCTCTGCAGGAGCAGCTTCAGAAACTCCCTAAGCCTTTTCCA ATTTTGAGGATCAATCCTGAGAGGAAGAACATAGAGTCTTTTGTAGCTGGTGATTTCAAACTCATAGGTTATGATCCtcaccagaagatagaaatgaAAATGGCAGTATAG
- the LOC122310717 gene encoding bifunctional dihydrofolate reductase-thymidylate synthase-like isoform X3 gives MAGDSLISSNGHGHGNGNGNGNGQPDPQRTYQVVVASTREMGIGRDGKLPWKLPSDLRFFKDITTNTSDPGKKNAVLMGRKTWESFPVESRPLPGRLNVVLTRSGSFDIATAENVLICGSMASALELLAAPPYCLSIDKVFVIGGGQILREALNAPRCDAIHITEIETSLECDTFIPAVDTSVFQPWYSSFPVVENNIRYSFTTYVRVRSSADESLCQNGDLVFDGSSDSIKFEVKKFSFLPKMLFERHEELVYLRMVQEIISDGTLKDDRTGTGTLSKFGCQMRFNLRKTFPLLTTKKVFWRGVVEELLWFISGSTNAKVLQEKGIHIWDGNASRDYLDSIGLTDREEGDLGPVYGFQWRHFGARYTDMHADYTGQGFDQLLDVLNKVKNNPNDRRIILSAWNPSDLKLMALPPCHMFAQFYVANGELSCQMYQRSADMGLGVPFNIASYALLTCMIAHVCDLNPGDFTHVIGDAHVYRTHVRPLQEQLQKLPKPFPILRINPERKNIESFVAGDFKLIGYDPHQKIEMKMAV, from the exons ATGGCTGGTGACTCTTTGATAAGCTCGAATGGTCATGGTCATGGTAATGGCAATGGCAATGGCAATGGACAGCCTGATCCACAGAGAACTTACCAAGTTGTTGTGGCTTCAACCCGAGAAATGGGTATTGGTAGGGATGGAAAATTACCATGGAAGTTACCTTCTGATCTCAGGTTTTTTAAGGATATTACTACAAATACATCAGATCCTGGTAAAAAGAATGCAGTTTTAATGGGTAGGAAAACGTGGGAGAGTTTTCCCGTTGAGAGTCGGCCTCTGCCTGGTCGCCTTAACGTTGTTCTGACCCGCTCTGGGAGTTTCGATATTGCAACTGCAGAAAATGTTCTAATATGTGGAAGCATGGCTTCTGCTTTGGAATTATTAGCTGCCCCCCCGTATTGTCTGTCAATTGACAAAGTGTTTGTTATAGGAGGTGGCCAGATATTGag GGAAGCTCTCAATGCGCCTAGATGTGATGCTATCCACATCACTGAAATTGAGACAAGCCTTgaatgtgacacatttatcccTGCAGTGGATACCTCTGTATTTCAGCCATGGTACTCGTCCTTTCCTGTGGTGGAAAATAATATTCGATATTCCTTCACGACATATGTTCGTGTTAGGAGTTCTGCAGATGAATCCCTTTGTCAAAACGGTGATCTGGTCTTTGATGGTAGTTCAGATTCCATTAAGTTTGAAGTTAAGAAGTTCTCTTTCTTGCCCAAGATGCTCTTTGAGAGACATGAGGAGCTCGTTTATCTTAGAATGGTTCAAGAAATCATCTCAGATGGCACTCTCAAGGATGATAGGACGGGGACTGGTACTTTGTCGAAGTTTGGGTGCCAG ATGCGGTTCAATCTGCGCAAAacctttcctcttcttaccactaAG AAAGTGTTTTGGAGAGGTGTTGTTGAAGAACTTCTGTGGTTTATCAGTGGATCAACAAATGCCAAG GTCCTCCAGGAAAAAGGGATTCATATTTGGGATGGCAATGCTTCCCGAGACTACCTTGATAG CATTGGTTTGACAGACAGGGAGGAAGGTGACTTGGGACCTGTATATGGATTTCAATGGAGACACTTTGGTGCTAG GTATACTGACATGCATGCTGACTACACTGGACAAGGATTTGATCAGTTGTTGGACGTTCTTAACAAGGTTAAAAATAATCCCAATGACCGAAGGATAATACTCTCAGCATGGAATCCTTCTGATCTCAAATTGATGGCACTTCCACCTTGCCATATGTTTGCCCAG TTCTATGTGGCCAATGGCGAGTTATCATGCCAAATGTATCAGCGGTCTGCTGACATGGGCCTTGGTGTGCCTTTTAACATAGCATCTTATGCTCTCCTGACATGCATGATTGCTCATGTTTGTG ATCTCAATCCAGGTGATTTTACCCATGTTATTGGGGATGCTCATGTTTACCGCACTCATGTCCGACCTCTGCAGGAGCAGCTTCAGAAACTCCCTAAGCCTTTTCCA ATTTTGAGGATCAATCCTGAGAGGAAGAACATAGAGTCTTTTGTAGCTGGTGATTTCAAACTCATAGGTTATGATCCtcaccagaagatagaaatgaAAATGGCAGTATAG
- the LOC122310717 gene encoding bifunctional dihydrofolate reductase-thymidylate synthase-like isoform X2, producing MNIWWNCPTELLQKLAVRSFFKPSSLTFCQVLTSIMAGDSLISSNGHGHGNGNGNGNGQPDPQRTYQVVVASTREMGIGRDGKLPWKLPSDLRFFKDITTNTSDPGKKNAVLMGRKTWESFPVESRPLPGRLNVVLTRSGSFDIATAENVLICGSMASALELLAAPPYCLSIDKVFVIGGGQILREALNAPRCDAIHITEIETSLECDTFIPAVDTSVFQPWYSSFPVVENNIRYSFTTYVRVRSSADESLCQNGDLVFDGSSDSIKFEVKKFSFLPKMLFERHEELVYLRMVQEIISDGTLKDDRTGTGTLSKFGCQMRFNLRKTFPLLTTKKVFWRGVVEELLWFISGSTNAKVLQEKGIHIWDGNASRDYLDSIGLTDREEGDLGPVYGFQWRHFGARYTDMHADYTGQGFDQLLDVLNKVKNNPNDRRIILSAWNPSDLKLMALPPCHMFAQFYVANGELSCQMYQRSADMGLGVPFNIASYALLTCMIAHVCDLNPGDFTHVIGDAHVYRTHVRPLQEQLQKLPKPFPVNITVF from the exons ATGAATATTTGGTGGAATT GTCCTACGGAACTTCTGCAAAAGTTGGCAGTGCGCTCCTTTTTCAAGCCATCGTCTTTAACTTTCTGTCAGGTTTTGACTTCAATAATGGCTGGTGACTCTTTGATAAGCTCGAATGGTCATGGTCATGGTAATGGCAATGGCAATGGCAATGGACAGCCTGATCCACAGAGAACTTACCAAGTTGTTGTGGCTTCAACCCGAGAAATGGGTATTGGTAGGGATGGAAAATTACCATGGAAGTTACCTTCTGATCTCAGGTTTTTTAAGGATATTACTACAAATACATCAGATCCTGGTAAAAAGAATGCAGTTTTAATGGGTAGGAAAACGTGGGAGAGTTTTCCCGTTGAGAGTCGGCCTCTGCCTGGTCGCCTTAACGTTGTTCTGACCCGCTCTGGGAGTTTCGATATTGCAACTGCAGAAAATGTTCTAATATGTGGAAGCATGGCTTCTGCTTTGGAATTATTAGCTGCCCCCCCGTATTGTCTGTCAATTGACAAAGTGTTTGTTATAGGAGGTGGCCAGATATTGag GGAAGCTCTCAATGCGCCTAGATGTGATGCTATCCACATCACTGAAATTGAGACAAGCCTTgaatgtgacacatttatcccTGCAGTGGATACCTCTGTATTTCAGCCATGGTACTCGTCCTTTCCTGTGGTGGAAAATAATATTCGATATTCCTTCACGACATATGTTCGTGTTAGGAGTTCTGCAGATGAATCCCTTTGTCAAAACGGTGATCTGGTCTTTGATGGTAGTTCAGATTCCATTAAGTTTGAAGTTAAGAAGTTCTCTTTCTTGCCCAAGATGCTCTTTGAGAGACATGAGGAGCTCGTTTATCTTAGAATGGTTCAAGAAATCATCTCAGATGGCACTCTCAAGGATGATAGGACGGGGACTGGTACTTTGTCGAAGTTTGGGTGCCAG ATGCGGTTCAATCTGCGCAAAacctttcctcttcttaccactaAG AAAGTGTTTTGGAGAGGTGTTGTTGAAGAACTTCTGTGGTTTATCAGTGGATCAACAAATGCCAAG GTCCTCCAGGAAAAAGGGATTCATATTTGGGATGGCAATGCTTCCCGAGACTACCTTGATAG CATTGGTTTGACAGACAGGGAGGAAGGTGACTTGGGACCTGTATATGGATTTCAATGGAGACACTTTGGTGCTAG GTATACTGACATGCATGCTGACTACACTGGACAAGGATTTGATCAGTTGTTGGACGTTCTTAACAAGGTTAAAAATAATCCCAATGACCGAAGGATAATACTCTCAGCATGGAATCCTTCTGATCTCAAATTGATGGCACTTCCACCTTGCCATATGTTTGCCCAG TTCTATGTGGCCAATGGCGAGTTATCATGCCAAATGTATCAGCGGTCTGCTGACATGGGCCTTGGTGTGCCTTTTAACATAGCATCTTATGCTCTCCTGACATGCATGATTGCTCATGTTTGTG ATCTCAATCCAGGTGATTTTACCCATGTTATTGGGGATGCTCATGTTTACCGCACTCATGTCCGACCTCTGCAGGAGCAGCTTCAGAAACTCCCTAAGCCTTTTCCAGTAAATATAACAGT ATTTTGA